From Mycosarcoma maydis chromosome 16, whole genome shotgun sequence, a single genomic window includes:
- a CDS encoding putative cysteine desulfurase (tRNA splicing protein SPL1), whose amino-acid sequence MASSLRSSTPSRLALRALTRHDATQACAISTNIKVASTSSTSSSSASRVESRGYASPSAPASMATPIEVAQPDIRAGVGSKQGSGKSLLNDILLAAPKHSTANRPIYLDAQSTTPVDPRVVDKMMPYMTNQYGNPHSRTHAYGWESEKGVEEGREHIASLIGADPKEIIFTSGATESNNMAIKGVAHFYKSKKNHIITTQTEHKCVLDSCRRLQEEGFEVTYLPVQSNGLIDLKQLEEALRPTTALVSIMTVNNEIGVIQPIKEIGQLLKTKGAELSKQGGRGASKPFFHTDAAQAAGKIRLDVNELGIDLMSLSSHKLYGPMGIGACYIRRRPRVRLEPIINGGGQERGLRSGTLAPPLIAGFGEAARLAKQELAYDHAHISKLSQRLRNHLEANMTHVLFNGDQNGYPGCLNLTFQYVEGESLLMALKDICLSSGSACTSASLEPSYVLRALGLNDENAHSSLRFGIGRFTTEEEVDYVADKIIKVVNKLRDMSPLWEMVQEGVDLSEVQWSG is encoded by the coding sequence ATGGCAAGCTCGCTACGATCCTCGACACCTTCGAGGCTGGCGCTCCGTGCGCTCACACGACACGATGCTACCCAAGCTTGTGCGATTTCTACCAACATCAAGGTGgcatcaacatcatcaacgTCCAGCTCATCCGCATCGCGAGTCGAGTCGCGAGGCTATGCTTCTCCATCGGCGCCGGCTTCCATGGCCACACCCATCGAGGTGGCGCAACCCGACATCCGCGCCGGTGTtggaagcaagcaaggTTCGGGCAAGAGCCTGCTCAACGACATTCTGCTGGCTGCTCCCAAGCACTCGACGGCCAATCGACCGATCTACCTGGATGCACAATCCACCACGCCCGTCGACCCGCGCGTGGTCGACAAGATGATGCCCTACATGACCAACCAATACGGAAACCCGCACTCCAGAACGCACGCCTACGGTTGGGAGTCGGAAAAGGGAGTCGAGGAGGGCCGTGAGCACATTGCCAGTCTGATTGGTGCTGATCCCAAGGAGATCATCTTTACCTCGGGCGCTACCGAATCCAACAACATGGCCATCAAGGGTGTTGCGCATTTCTACAAGTCCAAGAAGAACCACATTATCACCACACAGACCGAGCACAAGTGTGTGCTTGACTCGTGCCGTCGTCTGCAGGAGGAAGGGTTTGAGGTGACCTACCTGCCTGTACAGTCCAACGGGCTGATCGAcctcaagcagctcgaggaggcGCTTCGACCCACCACTGCGCTTGTCTCGATCATGACGGTCAACAACGAGATTGGTGTCATCCAGCCCATCAAGGAGATCGGCCAGTTGCTCAAGACCAAGGGCGCTGAGCTGTCCAAGCAGGGTGGCCGAGGCGCATCCAAGCCTTTCTTCCACACCGACGCCGCACAGGCTGCGGGCAAGATTCGGCTCGACGTCAACGAGTTGGGGATCGATCtgatgagcttgtcgagccaCAAGCTGTACGGTCCTATGGGAATCGGTGCTTGCTACATCCGACGTCGTCCTCGTGTTCGTCTGGAACCCATCATTAACGGTGGTGGACAGGAGCGTGGACTGCGTTCGGGTACGCTCGCTCCTCCGCTCATTGCAGGATTCGGAGAAGCGGCACGTCTGGCCAAGCAGGAGCTCGCCTATGACCATGCGCACATCAGCAAGCTCTCGCAGCGTCTGCGCAACCACCTCGAGGCCAATATGACGCACGTGCTGTTCAACGGCGATCAGAACGGCTACCCAGGCTGCCTGAACCTCACGTTTCAGTACGTTGAAGGTGAATCGCTGCTCATGGCGCTCAAAGACATTTGCCTTTCGTCAGGATCGGCCTGTacatctgcatcgcttgAGCCGTCGTACGTGCTGCGTGCGCTCGGCTTGAACGATGAAAACGCTCACTCGTCGTTGCGATTCGGTATCGGCCGATTTACTaccgaggaggaggtggaCTATGTGGCTGACAAGATCATCAAGGTGGTCAACAAGTTGCGCGACATGAGCCCTCTGTGGGAGATGGTACAAGAAGGTGTTGATCTGTCCGAAGTGCAATGGTCTGGTTGA
- a CDS encoding uncharacterized protein (related to NADH2 dehydrogenase (ubiquinone) complex I 13K-A chain precursor), with the protein MANRLVTVTLARRALHTTPAICSSAGFFVRPVNAPTSSNASSAPQPRPIRPVAQVHTPEHIPAEQAPNFPTTWSESQNPRQNAMKGPRFEQLDMRFQPQPLAAIEMIQREPIRLSSKRIAACDGGGGPLGHPKVFINLDKPGPKPCPYCGIRFELDHAAHH; encoded by the exons ATGGCTAATCGACTCGTCACCGTGACGCTCGCACGTCGCGCCCTCCATACCACTCCTGCAATTTGCTCATCGGCTGGCTTCTTTGTGCGCCCCGTCAACGCACCTACCTCGTCCAACGCTTCCTCCGCGCCACAACCCAGGCCGATTCGTCCAGTAGCACAGGTACACACACCTGAACACATTCCTGCCGAACAGGCGCCCAACTTCCCCACAACATGGTCCGAGTCCCAGAACCCAAGGCAGAACGCCATGAAGGGTCCACGTttcgaacagctcgacatgcGCTTCCAGCCCCAACcgctcgctgccatcgagaTGATCCAGAGAGAACCCATCCGTCTTTCGAGTAAGCGCATTGCCGCATGTGACGGCGGTGGAGGCCCGCTCGGTCACCCCAAGGTGTTTATCAACCTCGATAAGCCGGGACCTAAGCCCTGCCCGTACTG CGGCATTCGATTCGAGCTGGACCACGCGGCCCACCACTAG
- a CDS encoding uncharacterized protein (related to metalloprotease MEP1): MQFKSLALFIGAALAVAAPAAMAAPSARICGNDQVAPASIEQALGLKIASARSANAKSSSASNAAAFTATRIPVYFHVITDGTNGKLSSSNINNQISVMNSAYSGSGLSFYLAGSETTVNSNWYNNVNQGTSAERAMKSALRKGGANALNVYSVNFSGGLLGYATFPWSYNSNPSNDGVVIQWSSYPGGPINNYNGGKTLVHEVGHWVGLYHVFQGGCSGQGDYVDDTPPQSTATSGCPANQDSCSGGGPDSIHSYMDYSYDSCLTEFTPGQITRLQAAMDSYRL, from the coding sequence ATGCAGTTCAAGTCGCTCGCGCTTTTCATTGGTGCTGCGTTGGCAGTGGCGGCACCTGCTGCTATGGCTGCTCCCTCGGCGCGTATCTGTGGAAACGACCAGGTTGCGCccgcctcgatcgagcagGCTCTCGGTCTTAAGATTGCTTCTGCGCGCAGTGCGAATGCCAAGTCTTCATCGGCAAGCAATGCTGCCGCGTTCACTGCGACGCGTATTCCGGTCTACTTTCACGTCATCACCGATGGCACCAACGGCAAGCTTTCTTCGAGCAACATCAACAACCAGATCTCGGTGATGAACTCGGCTTATTCGGGTAGCGGTCTGTCGTTCTACCTTGCCGGTAGCGAGACGACGGTGAACTCGAACTGGTACAACAATGTCAACCAGGGCACATCGGCGGAGCGAGCGATGAAGTCGGCGCTTCGCAAGGGAGGTGCCAACGCGCTCAATGTATACAGTGTCAACTTCTCCGGCGGGCTTTTGGGATACGCCACATTCCCATGGAGCTACAACTCGAACCCTAGCAACGACGGAGTGGTGATCCAGTGGTCGTCGTACCCGGGTGGTCCGATCAACAACTACAACGGCggcaagacgctcgtcCATGAGGTTGGTCACTGGGTCGGCCTCTACCACGTCTTCCAGGGTGGTTGCTCAGGCCAGGGAGACTATGTCGATGATACACCTCCGCAGTCCACTGCTACTTCGGGCTGCCCCGCTAACCAGGACTCGTGCTCCGGTGGTGGTCCGGACAGCATCCACTCGTACATGGACTACTCGTACGACAGCTGCTTGACCGAGTTCACCCCCGGCCAGATCACCCGCCTGCAAGCCGCTATGGACTCGTACCGTCTTTAG
- a CDS encoding uncharacterized protein (related to aimless RasGEF (aleA)): MEDPVKQTSKKKPAFAFWERQRKDSTCSLTDLAPPSTLSTSTSPPTMRRFDATQRSMTSSPSPQRLLPFQSQSQSHPQPQPQPQPQPQPQPSPPPPLQLPHAGASSSNGLSGVQRLIQQYSQSNLADAASSNASSSLNRSLSSRRTEASQSQIRRVASSSRSAAFTPADGPSHADGRADSHAARDTSAQSRVQAPLQSQSHSPSPSGHPSLSSALTRQPSTGVSSPSHAPQSTNSSATLTSRLLLDVDVVAPPASPPSSAVASTSQLQDARPTDSPKHIDVEKARRRRRLLQEQVRKRNSKRRSVGAIDITESLTLSGNDDHEAEDDVRDDADHHAELAPPSEAAHSSVCASASTSASASSAIPNSLHARHTHATSDSASSRRADLNSESDPTTHTHADVDLQPYHDAQTHLITPSRPTTTSTTTTVAVDLDSSSNAQINPNPRPSSFEDTRPWLEFSPLIPDEELLDSPTKPPTPSSALLQQSASSDLTASASQNSLPTDPNPSASARPSPSFSNSASLLSTDSPKSPTGLGLSTPPGYPSATSYLAIHSPTASSRIHRTTKLPPPRPSPQAPLPPPPSLAASTVSFSQSALAAAPTRSMRTSCTRTGAPVASVQDELDADVFGDPTSRSRSYSLEQEVASAERQEHMVLPPATPLSSQHAHVNHPRTDAAQTLTASNLAIPMIRERSDSLHRRDRKALEPSEAAPSRLAKMPPPNSTSPVAVASSSSRTGTASTKTAAVGRPRGFTVGAVPGHSNPVRGSAPVPTPSKTRPRSLLSNEIFPLDLAEPRYKSKSAREDNDNARKTYSMDMDRRISSLSTNNAVATSRVLSGAAGTSRGGIASTSIEERDGPGSNTSGDRLAAESTDRRPSVGGRSRSGSSASLLQQVNSQPKSHASFVIAVVGHAHSGKSTVIKKGLRQFGLSKPHVLSEKVTSHSTVCVVDQEQRTIEVLEIDASVLLNGPSKRFAWPKFLPHIDAVILCYDASFIASFRGMSELLENFSVANLSTVMLACKSEVHPKAVDPYYASDMACIYNVGLAECTVQSEEGKKRMRDCFSYLVKEVAKARSGRARRGPANTVPPASAAMSSQRSLSPGAPHPSSIMQSRTASTTSQASSQNSLPRALNESGLIGGDVAASPVAFGEQLPSPALNHDPLRARGYSDANSSLSGALGTGGAGLTDETGSAPAVEHTTLAGNSVALNVNPSVASSSGREPATANPDIRSNPRKMSTATFASGVSDAPSFQSDEDGMLHDSLQRAHMGLQNARSSGGYVSIEQLWDKLFHAAISRSDERFVSMFMVFFRGFATPMDLLEQMIARFETLTAEDVADGLVHRFALIRLANMLGDWVLDYPGDLSDPNTHALLIRYHRQLLRHPDTVHTATQIHAAVDAAVNAPDLDALWSKAVNSYQARHKGIAAALAEAQQADTGVEADGASALPASHSSSSATALMPSSGSTSHDFDGGAPHGDDVLDEHERAGSESSLHARPYEFEAAGRSRSASDLTASSTDVTDTLYKDAKQSMVTSTLSGSGVSGVSSVSGHTQTSSTSAGAVTAASATSLMGSGETNTSGHGRILDQKSTLRSISNVLMEVDDEIIATELTRLEWAFFTAIQPRDLLRHILVPHDKRDGPVSRSISHFNYISNWVCSMILAQSKTKHRARMLEKFFNIASILRHDNNYGSLNSVLGGLSKTAVHRLRHTRELLKGKAVNKAYQSLVRLMSNERSSAAYRLALENSDGPTIPYVGVHLQDIISISDGNPSKRASDGMIHWRKFSLMDEAVMAVARCQQYDRYIKPNSAVERLIVDVPVMDDEALYERSLAVEPRSAGGGGGVGVGVAAGKIKDLKTFLSHQASSHA, from the coding sequence ATGGAGGACCCCGTCAAGCAGACAAGCAAGAAAAAGCCTGCCTTTGCGTTTTGGGAGAGACAACGCAAGGACAGCACTTGCTCCCTCACCGACCTAGCACCTCCCTCGACTTTGtccacctccacctcgcctCCCACAATGCGACGCTTTGACGCAACCCAACGAAGCATGacatcatcgccatctcCGCAACGTTTGCTGCCCTTTCAGTCTCAGTCTCAGTCTCAcccgcaaccgcaaccgcaaccgcaaccgcaaccgcaaccgcaaccgtcaccgccaccaccactgcAACTGCCTCACGCTGGCGCTAGCTCTAGCAACGGTCTCAGTGGTGTTCAGCGTCTGATTCAGCAATATTCGCAGTCTAACTTGGCCGATGCCGCATCCTCGAATgcctcctcttcgctcAACCGAtccttgtcgagcagaCGCACCGAAGCCAGCCAGTCACAGATCCGTAGAgtcgcctcttcctcgcgTAGCGCAGCGTTTACGCCCGCAGACGGGCCAAGCCATGCCGACGGAAGAGCCGACAGCCATGCTGCTCGCGATACCTCTGCACAATCACGCGTACAAGCACCATTGCAATCACAGTCACACTCACCATCACCCTCGGGCCATCCTTCTCTTTCCTCGGCATTGACACGACAACCATCAACGGGTGTCAGCAGTCCATCACACGCTCCACAATCCACAAATTCGTCGGCAACTTTGACGTCTCGTTTATTGTTGGatgtcgacgtcgtcgcaccaccagcatcaccaccCTCCTCGGCCGTCGCATCCACATCACAGCTCCAAGATGCTAGACCTACCGATTCACCCAAGCACATTGACGTCGAAAAGGCACGTagacgacgacgcttgCTGCAAGAGCAAGTGCGCAAACGGAACAGCAAGAGGCGTAGTGTAGGTGCTATCGACATTACCGAATCACTTACCCTCTCTGGCAACGATGACCATGAGGCTGAAGACGACGTTCGAGATGATGCCGATCACcacgccgagcttgctcCACCGTCAGAAGCGGCGCACTCTTCCGTTtgcgcttccgcttccacttccgcttccgcttcttcGGCCATCCCGAACTCGCTGCATGCTCGTCACACTCACGCCACCTCCGATTCGGCTTCATCGCGACGTGCCGATCTTAACTCCGAGTCAGATCCGAccacgcacacgcacgccGATGTTGACCTCCAGCCGTACCACGACGCACAAACCCATCTCATCACTCCATCCAGgcccaccaccacctccaccaccaccactgTCGCCGTCGACCTTGATTCTAGCTCGAATGCGCAAATCAATCCCAACCCTCGTCCTTCCTCCTTTGAAGATACACGTCCTTGGCTAGAGTTCAGCCCTCTCATACCAGacgaagagctgctcgacagccCCACCAAGCCACCGACACCAAGCTCTGCACTTCTTCAACAATCCGCTTCGTCTGATCTCACCGCTTCCGCTAGCCAGAACAGCCTGCCCACTGACCCAAACCCTTCCGCTAGCGCGCGTCCGTCGCCTTCGTTTTCGAATTCCGCCTCGCTTCTCTCCACAGACTCACCAAAATCGCCCACCGGCCTCGGTCTCTCCACTCCTCCAGGATATCCATCAGCCACCTCGTATCTCGCCATACACTCGCCCACCGCCAGCTCGCGCATCCATCGCACCACCAAGCTGCCTCCACCACGCCCTTCTCCGCAGGCGCCCCTACCGCCGCCACCCTCGCTGGCTGCATCTACCGTCTCTTTTTCACAAAgcgctcttgctgcagcGCCTACGCGCTCCATGCGCACCTCGTGCACTCGCACTGGTGCACCAGTAGCCTCGGTGCaggacgagcttgacgcaGACGTCTTTGGCGACCCAACTTCGCGATCCAGAAGCTACAgtctcgagcaagaagtTGCCTCTGCTGAGCGACAAGAACACATGGTCCTACCGCCTGCAACCCCTTTGAGCAGCCAACACGCGCACGTGAACCATCCTCGCACCGACGCTGCTCAGACTTTGACAGCCTCCAACCTGGCCATCCCCATGATCCGCGAACGCAGCGACTCTTTGCACCGCAGAGACAGAAAAGCTCTCGAGCCTAGTGAAGCTGCGCCATCGAGGCTAGCTAAAATGCCGCCACCAAACAGCACGTCTCCTGTCGCCGTtgcctcctcctcatctcGCACCGGCACCGCCTCAACAAAGACTGCAGCCGTAGGCAGGCCGCGAGGATTCACCGTTGGTGCAGTACCTGGTCACTCGAATCCAGTGCGTGGAAGCGCTCCCGTTCCGACCCCTTCCAAAACCCGTCCCAGGTCGCTTTTGTCCAACGAGATTTTCCCTCTCGACCTTGCCGAGCCGCGCTACAAGTCCAAGAGTGCTAGAGAAGACAACGACAATGCGCGCAAGACCTACAGCATGGACATGGACCGTCGCATATCGTCTTTGAGCACCAACAACGCCGTGGCTACATCGAGAGTCTTGAGTGGAGCAGCTGGCACGAGCCGTGGCGGTatcgcatccacctcgatcgaaGAGCGAGACGGTCCTggcagcaacaccagcgGCGACAGGCTCGCCGCCGAAAGCACCGATCGTCGTCCCAGTGTCGGTGGTCGAAGCCGTAGtggaagcagcgccagccTCCTTCAACAGGTCAACTCGCAGCCCAAGTCGCACGCCAGCTTCGTCATTGCTGTCGTCGGTCACGCTCACTCGGGCAAGTCAACCGTAATCAAGAAGGGCTTGCGCCAATTTGGCCTCTCCAAGCCGCATGTGCTCTCGGAGAAGGTCACGTCGCATTCCACCGTCTGCGTggtcgatcaagagcaGAGAACCATCGAAGTGCTCGAAATCGACGCTTCGGTATTGCTCAACGGCCCCAGTAAGCGCTTCGCCTGGCCCAAGTTCCTTCCTCACATTGATGCCGTCATCCTCTGCTACGATGCATCCTTCATCGCCTCGTTTCGCGGCATGtcggagctgctcgagaatTTCAGCGTGGCTAACCTCAGCACCGTGATGCTGGCTTGCAAGTCCGAGGTCCATCCCAAAGCAGTCGACCCATACTATGCAAGCGACATGGCGTGTATTTACAACGTCGGACTCGCCGAGTGCACTGTCCAGAGCGAAGaaggcaagaagcgcatgCGCGACTGTTTCTCCTACTTGGTCAAGGAGGTGGCCAAGGCTCGATCCGGGCGTGCACGCCGTGGACCCGCCAACACAGTCCCGCCAGCTTCCGCTGCCATGAGCTCCCAAAGGTCGCTATCGCCTGGTGCCCCCCACCCTTCGTCGATCATGCAGAGCCGAACTGCTTCCACCACGTCACAGGCGAGCTCGCAGAACAGCCTTCCTCGCGCCTTGAACGAGTCAGGCCTGATTGGTGGCGATGTAGCCGCCTCTCCAGTTGCTTTCGGCGAACAGCTTCCTTCGCCTGCcttgaatcacgatccGCTGCGTGCACGAGGTTACAGCGATGCCAATTCGAGCCTCAGCGGTGCACTGGGAACAGGCGGTGCCGGACTCACTGACGAGACAGGCTCGGCACCCGCTGTTGAACACACGACCTTGGCGGGCAACAGCGTGGCTTTGAATGTGAATCCATCTgttgcttcttcttcggGTCGCGAGCCAGCGACTGCCAATCCAGACATACGCTCAAATCCACGCAAGATGAGCACTGCCACCTTCGCTTCTGGCGTGTCGGATGCGCCAAGCTTCCAGtccgacgaggatggcatGTTGCATGACAGTCTGCAACGGGCGCACATGGGGTTGCAGAATGCACGATCGAGCGGAGGCTATGTATCGATCGAGCAACTATGGGACAAGCTCTTCCACGCCGCCATCTCGAggagcgacgagcgcttTGTTTCGATGTTTATGGTCTTTTTCCGTGGATTTGCTACCCCCATGGATTTACTCGAGCAGATGATCGCCCGCTTCGAAACGCTCACGGCCGAGGATGTGGCTGATGGGCTTGTACATCGATTCGCCCTGATCAGGCTCGCCAACATGCTGGGCGACTGGGTGCTCGACTATCCGGGTGATCTCAGCGATCCGAACACGCACGCTTTGTTGATTCGGTACCATCGTCAGCTGTTACGCCATCCAGATACAGTGCATACCGCTACCCAGATCCATGCCGCTGTCGATGCGGCTGTGAATGCCCCGGATCTGGATGCACTCTGGAGCAAAGCGGTCAACAGCTACCAGGCCCGCCACAAAGGCATCGCAGCGGCCCTAGCGGAAGCACAGCAGGCGGACACGGGCGTCGAGGCAGATGGAGCGAGTGCGCTGCCAGCCAGCCattcgagcagcagcgcaacgGCGCTAATGCCTTCTTCGGGCAGCACGAGCCATGATTTTGATGGCGGTGCTCCTCATGGCGACGACGTGTTggacgagcacgagcggGCCGGCTCAGAGAGCAGTCTGCACGCGCGACCTTACGAATTCGAAGCGGCCGGACGTTCTCGAAGCGCATCTGACCTGACGGCCTCATCGACTGATGTCACCGACACGCTCTACAAGGATGCCAAGCAGAGCATGGTCACATCAACGCTCAGTGGCAGCGGTGTTAGCGGCGTTAGCAGCGTTAGCGGCCACACTCAGACTTCGAGCACCAGCGCAGGTGCTGTCaccgctgcttctgctaCCTCGTTGATGGGTAGCGGTGAGACGAACACTAGCGGCCACGGACGTATCTTGGACCAGAAATCAACACTACGAAGCATTTCAAACGTGCTCATGGAGGTTGACGACGAAATCATCGCCACCGAGCTCACGCGACTGGAGTGGGCGTTCTTCACCGCGATCCAACCGCGAGACCTGCTACGGCACATCCTCGTGCCACACGACAAACGCGATGGACCCGTATCGCGATCCATTTCGCACTTTAACTATATCTCGAATTGGGTGTGCTCCATGATCCTTGCGCAgagcaagaccaagcaTCGCGCACGCATGCTCGAAAAGTTTTTCAACATCGCCTCGATCCTACGACACGACAACAACTACGGCTCTCTCAACTCTGTGCTCGGTGGATTGTCAAAGACAGCTGTGCATCGGCTAAGGCATACGCGCGAATTGCTCAAGGGCAAAGCTGTCAACAAGGCGTACCAGAGTTTAGTCAGGTTGATGTCGAACGAGCGAAGCAGTGCGGCGTATCGTTTGGCTCTGGAAAACTCGGATGGACCCACGATCCCATACGTTGGGGTTCATCTGCAGGACATTATCAGCATCTCGGATGGAAACCCGAGCAAGCGCGCGAGCGACGGCATGATTCATTGGCGCAAGTTTAGTTTGATGGATGAAGCAGTGATGGCGGTGGCACGGTGTCAGCAGTACGATCGGTACATCAAGCCCAACAGCGCAGTGGAGAGGTTGATCGTCGATGTGCCCGTcatggacgacgaagcgctGTATGAGAGGAGTTTGGCCGTCGAGCCGAGAAGCGCgggtggtggcggtggagtTGGAGTGGGCGTCGCAGCgggcaagatcaaggaTCTCAAGACGTTCTTGAGCCACCAGGCCTCTTCGCATGCTTga